In Candidatus Neomarinimicrobiota bacterium, the genomic window GATAGAAAGAAAACCGGGTCTGCATGCTAACTTCTTCATCTACATGCTGATGGAAAGTATGCTCTGGGGTAGTATGCTTTTCGTGGCCATGCAGGCGTTTACCCAAATACCTCTGCAGTTGATCACCTTTGAAGATAAGTTAGCCACTATGAATTTGGCTATTGGCGCCGGTATCTTTGAGGAATTGATCTTCAGAATGATCGTTATGAGCGCACTTATTGTGATCATGGAACGTGGGCTATCAGTCTCCAGAAAGTGGGCTGTTGGCCTGGCGATTCTTTTCTCTGCTGGTATTTTTGCCGCCTTCCACTTGCTTATGGAGTCTTACTCTCTTCCCATATTCTCACAACGCGTGTTTGGTGGGTTATTGCTGGGAACCTTATACCGCTATCGTGGTTATGGTATCAGTGTCTATGCTCATGTTGTGTATAATTTTATCGTTTTAGCCGGATCATGGTAAGTCCATAAGGTTCTATTCTTACCAGGATGAAACTGAATGCATCGATTCGTTTTTTCAGACTTTATTCAGTTCATGATGATCTCGAACTTTGATTATTAAGCTGGCCTGAGATAGCCGTATGCATCAGGA contains:
- a CDS encoding CPBP family intramembrane glutamic endopeptidase, with protein sequence MAKTISPFNHYLNSSKTIHYGLILTLPLLAIYEFGIHVLFHENFFELRNSGEILLRSLFEYFGLTEPTIISGILVGIFLLVMVRGYRIERKPGLHANFFIYMLMESMLWGSMLFVAMQAFTQIPLQLITFEDKLATMNLAIGAGIFEELIFRMIVMSALIVIMERGLSVSRKWAVGLAILFSAGIFAAFHLLMESYSLPIFSQRVFGGLLLGTLYRYRGYGISVYAHVVYNFIVLAGSW